Proteins found in one Cyanobium sp. ATX 6F1 genomic segment:
- a CDS encoding NDP-sugar synthase: MKAMILAAGKGTRVRPITHTIPKPMIPILQKPVMEFLLELLKEHGFTEIMVNVSHLAEEIENYFRDGQRFGVEIAYSFEGRIEEGELIGEAMGSAGGIKKIQTFQPFFDDTFVVLCGDALIDLDLTEAVRRHKAKGAMASLVTKRVPRDQVSSYGVVVTGDDGRVLTFQEKPSVDEALGDMINTGIYIFEPEVLDHIPVGVPFDIGADLFPLLVEAGAPFYALPMEFEWVDIGKVPDYWQAIRSVLEGHVRQVQIPGKEVRPGVFTGLNVAANWDRITVEGPVYVGGMTKIEDGATIIGPAMIGPSCHICAGATIDNSIIFDYSRIGAGVRLVEKLVFGRYCVDRNGDHFDLQEAALDWLITDSRRQDHSVPSPQQKAMADLLGTDLAVGKAG, from the coding sequence ATGAAGGCGATGATCCTGGCCGCCGGCAAGGGAACCCGGGTGCGCCCCATCACGCACACCATTCCCAAACCGATGATCCCGATCCTGCAGAAACCCGTGATGGAGTTTCTGCTGGAGTTGCTCAAGGAGCATGGGTTCACCGAAATCATGGTGAACGTCTCCCACCTGGCCGAGGAAATCGAGAACTATTTCCGCGATGGTCAGCGCTTCGGCGTCGAGATCGCCTACAGCTTCGAAGGCCGCATCGAAGAAGGTGAGTTGATCGGCGAGGCCATGGGTTCAGCCGGCGGCATCAAAAAGATCCAGACCTTCCAGCCCTTCTTCGACGACACCTTCGTGGTGCTCTGCGGCGACGCCCTGATCGACCTCGACCTCACCGAGGCGGTGCGGCGCCATAAGGCCAAAGGTGCCATGGCCAGCCTGGTGACCAAGCGCGTGCCGCGCGATCAGGTCAGCAGCTATGGCGTGGTGGTCACCGGCGATGACGGCCGGGTGCTCACCTTCCAGGAAAAACCCTCGGTGGATGAGGCCCTGGGGGACATGATCAACACGGGGATCTACATCTTCGAACCGGAGGTGCTTGATCACATCCCGGTGGGCGTGCCCTTCGACATCGGCGCCGATCTCTTCCCGCTGCTGGTGGAAGCAGGCGCGCCCTTCTACGCCCTGCCGATGGAATTTGAATGGGTGGACATCGGCAAGGTCCCCGACTACTGGCAGGCGATTCGCAGCGTGCTCGAAGGGCACGTGCGCCAGGTGCAGATCCCCGGCAAGGAAGTGCGCCCGGGGGTGTTCACGGGCCTCAACGTGGCCGCCAACTGGGATCGCATCACCGTCGAAGGCCCCGTCTACGTGGGGGGCATGACCAAGATCGAGGACGGCGCCACGATCATCGGGCCCGCCATGATTGGTCCCAGCTGCCACATCTGTGCTGGTGCCACGATCGATAATTCGATCATCTTCGATTACTCCCGCATCGGTGCCGGAGTGCGGCTGGTGGAGAAGTTAGTGTTTGGCCGCTACTGCGTCGATCGCAACGGCGATCACTTCGATCTCCAGGAGGCCGCCCTGGATTGGCTGATCACCGATTCCCGCCGCCAGGACCACAGCGTCCCCTCTCCTCAGCAGAAGGCCATGGCCGACCTGCTCGGCACAGATTTAGCCGTGGGCAAGGCCGGTTGA